One segment of Oscillospiraceae bacterium MB08-C2-2 DNA contains the following:
- a CDS encoding Rrf2 family transcriptional regulator, whose translation MKVSTKGRYALRMLLDLAENKDKGFIALKDIAERQNISKKYLEHIVSLLGQSNVLRANRGYQGGYMLAQEPSEYTVGQILRITEGSFVPVACMEDEPNRCDRKDFCMTLPVWEGLGRVMEDYLNHITLQDILDSANQRQDAALAHE comes from the coding sequence CTGAAGGTTTCAACAAAAGGGCGCTATGCCCTGCGGATGCTGCTTGATTTGGCAGAAAATAAGGATAAGGGCTTTATTGCCCTCAAGGATATTGCCGAGCGGCAAAACATATCCAAAAAATATTTGGAGCATATTGTCAGCCTTCTTGGTCAATCCAATGTTTTGCGGGCCAATCGGGGCTATCAAGGCGGCTATATGCTGGCACAGGAGCCCAGTGAATATACAGTGGGCCAGATTTTGCGCATTACAGAGGGATCATTTGTCCCGGTTGCCTGCATGGAGGATGAGCCCAACCGCTGCGACCGAAAGGATTTTTGTATGACCTTGCCTGTATGGGAGGGTCTTGGCCGGGTGATGGAGGATTATTTGAATCACATCACGCTGCAGGATATTCTGGATAGTGCCAATCAGAGGCAGGATGCCGCCTTGGCACATGAATAA
- the typA gene encoding translational GTPase TypA, with protein sequence MIREDLRNVAIIAHVDHGKTTLVDEMLKQGGAFRENQVVADRVMDSGDLERERGITILAKNTSVTYNGVKINIVDTPGHADFGGEVERVLKMVNGVLLLVDAFEGAMPQTRFVLQKALDLGHRVIVVVNKVDRPDARAQEIEGEVLELLMDLEANEEQLYSPVIYCSGRAGTASKSVDSQDEDLTVLFDTILDYIPAPEGDDTVPLQMLVSSIDYNEYVGRIAIGRIEAGTLNQGQECMVCDWHQSISPYRGKLVNLYEIQGLSRVATASAKVGDIVCVSGLENINIGNTICGNMTAPEPLPFVKISEPTVEMTFSVNDSPFAGQEGKFVTSRHLRERLFRELLKDVSLRVAETDSTESFNVSGRGEMHLSILIETMRREGFEFQVSTPRVLYREVEGVKCEPFEKLVIDCPETAVGAVMEKMGPRKGELMHMAPQGSRMRLEFIIPSRGLFGYRNEFLTDTKGEGILSSVFDSYKPHKGEIAAQRTGALIAFEPGEAVTYGLYNAQERGVLFIGPGTPVYEGMIVGLSPKAEDLTVNVCKKKHVTNMRASGSDEALRLIPYRNMSLEESLEFIADDELIEVTPKNIRLRKRILSRQLRMKAK encoded by the coding sequence TTGATTAGAGAAGATTTACGCAACGTGGCAATTATTGCCCACGTCGACCATGGCAAGACCACTCTGGTGGATGAAATGCTCAAACAGGGCGGCGCTTTCCGTGAAAACCAGGTTGTAGCCGACCGTGTTATGGATTCCGGCGACCTGGAGCGGGAGCGGGGCATTACCATTTTGGCAAAAAACACCTCCGTTACCTATAACGGAGTCAAAATCAACATTGTGGATACACCCGGGCATGCTGATTTCGGCGGCGAAGTGGAACGTGTGCTGAAAATGGTCAACGGCGTTCTTCTCTTGGTGGATGCCTTTGAAGGCGCTATGCCCCAAACACGTTTTGTTCTGCAAAAGGCCCTAGACCTAGGCCACCGGGTTATTGTGGTGGTCAATAAAGTGGACCGCCCCGATGCCCGTGCGCAGGAAATTGAGGGTGAGGTTCTGGAGCTGTTAATGGACCTGGAAGCCAACGAAGAGCAGCTTTACAGCCCGGTTATTTACTGCTCTGGCCGTGCTGGCACAGCTTCTAAGAGCGTGGATTCACAGGATGAAGACCTCACTGTTCTTTTCGATACCATTCTGGATTACATTCCGGCACCCGAAGGGGACGATACCGTCCCTCTGCAAATGCTGGTTTCCTCCATTGACTACAATGAATATGTAGGGCGCATCGCCATTGGACGCATTGAAGCCGGCACTCTGAACCAAGGGCAGGAATGCATGGTCTGCGACTGGCACCAGAGCATCTCTCCCTATCGGGGCAAGCTGGTAAATCTCTATGAAATTCAGGGACTGAGCCGTGTGGCCACCGCCTCTGCCAAGGTGGGGGATATTGTGTGTGTCTCCGGCCTTGAAAATATCAACATCGGCAACACCATTTGTGGAAACATGACGGCGCCCGAGCCGCTACCTTTTGTAAAAATTTCTGAACCCACAGTGGAAATGACCTTTTCGGTCAACGATAGCCCTTTTGCCGGTCAGGAGGGTAAATTCGTCACCTCCCGCCACCTGCGTGAGCGGTTGTTCCGGGAACTTCTCAAGGATGTTTCGCTGCGTGTTGCCGAAACCGACAGCACCGAGAGCTTTAATGTTTCCGGCCGTGGCGAGATGCATCTTTCTATCCTCATTGAAACCATGCGCCGTGAAGGCTTTGAATTTCAGGTGAGCACCCCCCGTGTTCTTTACCGGGAGGTTGAGGGTGTAAAATGCGAGCCCTTTGAAAAGCTGGTCATTGACTGCCCCGAAACCGCCGTGGGCGCTGTCATGGAAAAAATGGGCCCCCGCAAGGGCGAGCTGATGCACATGGCCCCTCAGGGCAGCCGGATGCGTCTGGAGTTTATTATTCCTTCCCGGGGTCTCTTTGGTTATCGCAACGAATTCCTCACCGACACCAAGGGTGAAGGCATTCTCAGCTCGGTGTTTGACAGCTACAAGCCCCATAAGGGTGAAATCGCCGCCCAGCGTACCGGCGCTCTTATTGCCTTTGAACCCGGTGAGGCAGTAACCTACGGCCTCTACAACGCACAGGAGCGTGGTGTTTTGTTCATCGGCCCCGGCACACCGGTTTACGAGGGTATGATTGTGGGCCTTTCCCCCAAGGCCGAGGATTTAACTGTTAACGTCTGCAAGAAAAAGCATGTTACCAACATGCGGGCCAGTGGTTCGGATGAGGCTCTGCGCCTGATTCCCTACCGCAACATGAGTCTCGAAGAATCCTTGGAGTTTATCGCCGATGATGAGCTTATCGAGGTAACCCCCAAAAACATTCGCCTGCGCAAGCGAATTTTGAGCCGCCAGCTGCGCATGAAGGCTAAATAG
- the lexA gene encoding transcriptional repressor LexA, whose translation MPMKRVQERREQILRFLAECEEAGHPSPTVREICEALHIPSTSTVHSDLAALQQQGHILKNDGLNRTIRLPGAAMVRVPLLGTVTAGNPILAVEEIEEYIPFRGKGSSKDLFALHIKGESMIEAGILDGDIVVVEKTSTARNGELVVALIEDEATVKRFFKEKGYYRLQPENASFEPIIAEQVEILGRVLSVMRFYH comes from the coding sequence ATTCCTATGAAACGGGTTCAGGAGCGGCGGGAACAGATTTTACGTTTTCTGGCCGAATGCGAAGAGGCCGGTCACCCCTCCCCCACAGTCCGGGAAATATGCGAGGCTCTCCATATTCCCTCCACCTCCACCGTACACAGCGATTTGGCTGCTCTCCAGCAGCAGGGACATATTCTTAAAAACGATGGGCTTAACCGCACCATTCGTCTCCCCGGTGCCGCTATGGTTCGGGTGCCGCTGTTGGGCACGGTAACGGCGGGCAATCCCATTTTGGCGGTGGAAGAAATCGAAGAATACATTCCTTTTCGTGGCAAGGGCAGCTCCAAGGATTTATTTGCCCTGCACATCAAGGGAGAAAGCATGATCGAGGCCGGCATTCTGGATGGCGACATTGTGGTGGTGGAAAAAACCTCCACTGCCCGCAACGGCGAGCTTGTTGTGGCACTAATCGAGGATGAAGCCACTGTAAAGCGGTTTTTTAAAGAAAAAGGGTATTACCGGCTCCAGCCGGAAAATGCCAGTTTTGAGCCAATTATCGCAGAGCAAGTGGAAATATTGGGCCGAGTTCTATCGGTTATGCGGTTTTACCATTAG
- the trpS gene encoding tryptophan--tRNA ligase, giving the protein MEQSPSVKKPVIFSGIQPTGVMTLGNYMGAIKNWVALQEDYRCIYSVVDMHSITIRQDPKVLRENVLRAYALLMACGIDPQKSILFVQSHVSAHAELNWVLGCFTPYGELGRMTQFKDKSASHPENINAGLFTYPVLQAADILLYQADLVPVGADQKQHLELSRNIAERFNGIYGNTFTVPEPYIPKEGSKIMSLANPTQKMSKSDANPKAFVSILDEPGTIVKKFRSAVTDSDTQVMYGEGKDGINNLMTIYSLVTGKTMEQIALDFEGKGYGDFKTAVGEAVAEHLRPIQERFKELSADKGYITQCYKESALAACSVANRTIEKVYKKIGFTSSGL; this is encoded by the coding sequence ATGGAGCAGTCTCCATCTGTTAAAAAGCCGGTTATCTTTTCCGGTATTCAGCCCACCGGAGTCATGACTCTGGGGAATTATATGGGTGCCATTAAAAACTGGGTAGCCTTGCAAGAGGATTACCGCTGCATTTATAGTGTGGTGGATATGCATTCCATCACCATCCGGCAGGACCCTAAGGTGCTGCGTGAAAACGTTCTGCGGGCTTATGCCCTGCTGATGGCCTGCGGCATTGACCCCCAGAAAAGCATCCTGTTTGTGCAGAGCCATGTCTCCGCCCACGCCGAGCTGAACTGGGTGCTGGGCTGCTTTACCCCCTATGGTGAGCTGGGCCGTATGACCCAATTTAAGGATAAATCCGCCAGCCACCCCGAAAACATCAACGCCGGGCTTTTCACCTATCCGGTGCTGCAAGCTGCGGATATTTTGCTTTATCAGGCTGATCTGGTGCCGGTGGGTGCCGACCAGAAGCAGCATCTGGAGCTTTCCCGCAACATTGCCGAACGTTTCAACGGTATTTATGGCAACACCTTTACCGTTCCTGAGCCTTATATCCCCAAGGAAGGCTCCAAGATTATGTCGCTGGCTAACCCCACTCAAAAAATGTCCAAGTCGGATGCCAACCCCAAGGCTTTTGTCTCCATTCTGGACGAGCCGGGAACCATCGTGAAAAAATTCCGCAGCGCAGTCACCGATTCGGATACACAGGTTATGTACGGGGAGGGCAAGGACGGCATCAACAATCTGATGACCATTTATTCGCTGGTAACCGGCAAAACCATGGAGCAAATTGCTTTGGATTTTGAAGGCAAAGGCTACGGCGACTTTAAAACAGCGGTGGGTGAAGCGGTTGCCGAGCATCTGCGCCCCATTCAGGAACGCTTCAAAGAGCTTTCGGCGGATAAGGGCTATATCACCCAATGCTACAAAGAGAGTGCTTTAGCCGCCTGCTCGGTTGCCAACCGCACAATAGAAAAGGTTTATAAGAAAATCGGCTTTACCTCCTCGGGGCTTTAA
- a CDS encoding PLP-dependent aminotransferase family protein, which translates to MEYTISEKMAGLKPSAIREMFKYAADPAVISLAAGSPSSEALPVEEIKRLTRELLEDNPYLALQYGLSEGYIPLRDYMKKFLAERYQSFDPSIDDLFIVSGAQQTIDLTCKVLCNEGDAVICENPSFIGALNAFRSYNTRLVGVDVESDGISIEKLEDALKANPNTRFIYLIPNFQNPTGITMSLEKRKACYALAQKYNTIILEDNPYGDLRFAGEPLPTIKSMDTDGRVIYAGTFSKILSPGIRVGIACAPQGLMGRLVVAKQCTDVHSSMLSQMLAYYFITQCDMESHLANLRTVYARKCSLMLSELDRSLGNMLELTRPQGGLFIWATMPGMENTDELATCLVRDHKVCVVPGSTFCAQMNTPTSSFRLNFSTPTDEQIVEGIGRLTQALKK; encoded by the coding sequence ATGGAATATACAATTTCAGAAAAGATGGCTGGGCTGAAGCCTTCGGCTATCCGGGAAATGTTCAAATACGCCGCCGATCCCGCGGTGATTTCACTGGCTGCGGGCAGCCCCTCCTCTGAGGCACTGCCTGTGGAAGAAATCAAACGTCTGACCCGGGAGCTGCTGGAAGATAACCCTTATCTGGCTCTGCAATATGGCCTAAGCGAAGGGTATATACCTTTGCGCGATTATATGAAAAAGTTCTTGGCTGAGCGGTATCAATCCTTTGATCCTTCAATCGATGATCTGTTTATTGTTTCGGGCGCCCAGCAGACCATAGACCTGACCTGCAAGGTGCTGTGCAACGAAGGGGATGCCGTTATCTGCGAGAATCCTTCCTTCATCGGGGCCCTCAACGCCTTCCGCTCTTACAACACCCGTTTGGTGGGAGTGGATGTGGAATCCGATGGTATCTCCATCGAAAAGCTGGAAGATGCTTTAAAGGCCAACCCGAATACTCGCTTTATCTATCTGATTCCCAACTTTCAAAACCCAACGGGCATCACCATGAGCCTTGAGAAACGCAAGGCCTGCTATGCCCTTGCCCAAAAATACAACACCATTATTTTAGAGGATAACCCCTATGGTGATCTGCGTTTTGCAGGGGAGCCTCTGCCTACCATTAAATCTATGGATACCGATGGCCGAGTGATCTACGCCGGCACCTTCTCCAAGATTCTTTCGCCCGGTATCCGGGTGGGTATTGCCTGTGCTCCTCAAGGACTTATGGGCAGGCTGGTGGTGGCCAAGCAGTGCACCGATGTCCACTCCAGCATGCTTTCTCAAATGCTGGCCTACTACTTTATTACTCAATGTGATATGGAAAGCCATCTGGCTAATCTGCGCACCGTCTATGCCCGCAAATGCTCCCTGATGCTTTCGGAGCTGGATCGCTCTCTCGGAAACATGCTGGAGCTTACACGACCTCAGGGCGGCTTGTTCATTTGGGCCACCATGCCCGGCATGGAAAACACCGATGAACTGGCCACCTGTTTGGTTCGGGATCATAAGGTGTGCGTGGTGCCCGGTTCCACCTTCTGTGCCCAGATGAATACACCCACCTCTTCCTTCCGGCTGAATTTTTCCACCCCCACCGATGAACAGATTGTTGAAGGCATCGGAAGGCTTACGCAGGCACTGAAAAAGTAA
- the ypeB gene encoding germination protein YpeB, giving the protein MSFTKRQLVRTVSFTCALVLALFGGLINQYIRVDRYQRQVEQSYTRSLQELSSQLNSIITDLEKTSYAGTPAQISALSAKILKNSGTAKAAFASLPAGEFQMENTYRFLSQVGDYSMFLAKKAGQQQQISDEERASYKALLEHAKILNEQVSYMEALLRSGQISVQELLDGYVLEKALELPESTLEEGTSVGFKAVEDGMTGYPTLIYDGPFSDNILEKDPQMTKGMNEISQDEARDKAAAYAKIDAALFTQSSEEKSRMPSYTFGGKEYYAAVTKAGGFVTYIVSSREIGDNTLTHDTARQKALEFLRGHNLENMEETYYEISGGICTINFAYKDGDVLCYTDLIKVGVAMDNGQIVFYDARGFVNNHTQRELPEPTLTVEEASKSISPLLEVQSTGLALIPTGGKNEVLTYEFKTKNAEGGNILVYVNVQTGAEEQILVLMETESGVLAM; this is encoded by the coding sequence ATGTCCTTTACAAAGCGCCAGCTTGTCCGCACTGTTTCGTTCACCTGCGCTCTCGTGCTCGCCCTGTTCGGGGGGCTGATCAACCAATATATCCGTGTTGACCGTTACCAGCGGCAGGTGGAGCAAAGCTATACCCGTTCCTTGCAGGAGCTTTCAAGCCAGCTTAACAGCATCATCACCGATCTGGAAAAAACCAGCTATGCGGGCACGCCGGCTCAAATCTCCGCTCTCTCGGCCAAAATTCTCAAAAACTCCGGCACAGCCAAGGCGGCGTTTGCCTCTTTGCCTGCCGGGGAATTCCAAATGGAAAACACCTACCGCTTTCTTTCGCAGGTGGGGGATTACTCCATGTTTCTAGCCAAAAAGGCCGGCCAACAGCAGCAAATCTCCGATGAGGAGCGGGCCAGCTACAAGGCCCTGCTGGAGCACGCCAAAATACTCAACGAGCAGGTTTCCTATATGGAAGCGCTGCTGCGCTCGGGGCAGATTTCGGTACAGGAGCTGCTGGATGGCTATGTGCTGGAAAAGGCTCTGGAGCTGCCCGAAAGCACCTTGGAGGAAGGCACCTCTGTTGGCTTCAAGGCAGTGGAGGACGGTATGACCGGCTACCCCACCCTGATTTACGACGGCCCCTTCTCGGATAACATTCTGGAAAAGGACCCCCAGATGACAAAGGGAATGAATGAAATCAGTCAGGATGAGGCCCGGGATAAGGCTGCCGCCTACGCCAAAATCGATGCCGCCCTTTTCACCCAGTCCAGCGAGGAAAAATCAAGGATGCCCTCCTATACCTTTGGCGGCAAGGAATATTATGCGGCTGTTACCAAGGCAGGCGGCTTTGTAACCTATATCGTATCCTCCCGTGAAATTGGTGATAACACCTTAACCCATGATACTGCCCGGCAAAAGGCTCTCGAGTTCCTCCGTGGACACAATCTGGAAAACATGGAGGAAACCTACTATGAAATTTCTGGGGGAATATGCACCATTAACTTTGCTTATAAAGATGGGGATGTTCTCTGCTACACCGATCTGATTAAGGTAGGCGTGGCCATGGATAACGGCCAGATTGTATTCTATGATGCCCGAGGCTTTGTGAACAACCACACCCAGCGTGAGCTGCCGGAGCCTACCCTGACTGTGGAGGAAGCCTCCAAATCCATCAGCCCGCTTTTAGAGGTGCAGAGCACCGGCCTTGCCCTGATTCCTACTGGTGGAAAAAACGAAGTGCTAACCTATGAATTCAAGACCAAAAACGCCGAGGGCGGCAACATTCTGGTTTATGTCAATGTCCAGACCGGAGCCGAGGAGCAGATTCTTGTGCTGATGGAAACCGAAAGCGGCGTTCTGGCCATGTAA
- a CDS encoding cysteine desulfurase family protein: protein MAEIYLDNCATTRVDERVAQLMLDCMTRCYGNPSSLHPLGTQAALALEKAGQQVAKALGCREDEVLFTSGGTEANNLALLGAAEAMKRRGNKIVATAWEHSSILEPLRQLEQAGFAVTLISPEPDGHISPQKLAEAVNEQTILLSCMLVNSEVGAVAPIAEIARLAKAKNPRLLVHCDGVQGFGKLPFNVTKWGVDLVTVSGHKIHGPKGVGALYIRKGVRVLPRVFGGSQQKKLRPGTENMPGICGMGLAAELACANLEESFCHVTALKESFLENLKKIPGLCSNSPIDATPYIVNISVPGYRSETLLHFLGARGICVSSGSACSKGAKSHVLVSMGLPDAVIDNALRVSLCAHTTEEELNAFVSGLGEAVESLAGIKK, encoded by the coding sequence TTGGCAGAGATTTATCTGGATAATTGCGCCACCACCCGGGTGGATGAAAGGGTGGCGCAGCTGATGCTGGACTGCATGACCCGGTGCTATGGGAACCCTTCCTCCCTGCATCCCTTGGGAACACAGGCCGCCCTTGCGCTGGAAAAGGCCGGGCAGCAGGTGGCAAAGGCACTTGGCTGCAGGGAGGATGAGGTGCTTTTCACTTCCGGCGGAACCGAGGCCAACAATCTGGCTCTGCTGGGGGCGGCCGAGGCTATGAAACGCCGGGGCAACAAAATTGTGGCCACTGCTTGGGAGCACTCCTCCATTCTGGAGCCCCTGCGGCAGCTGGAGCAGGCAGGCTTTGCGGTTACCCTGATTTCCCCTGAGCCGGATGGGCATATCAGCCCACAGAAGCTGGCGGAAGCGGTGAATGAGCAGACCATTTTGCTCAGCTGCATGCTGGTCAACAGTGAGGTGGGGGCCGTTGCTCCCATTGCTGAAATTGCCCGGCTGGCCAAAGCGAAAAATCCCCGGCTGCTGGTGCACTGCGATGGGGTGCAGGGCTTTGGTAAGCTGCCCTTTAACGTGACCAAGTGGGGTGTGGATTTGGTCACGGTCAGTGGCCACAAGATTCACGGGCCCAAAGGGGTGGGTGCTCTGTATATCCGCAAGGGGGTTCGGGTTCTGCCCCGGGTCTTCGGCGGCAGCCAGCAGAAAAAGCTGCGGCCCGGCACCGAGAACATGCCCGGCATCTGCGGCATGGGCCTTGCGGCGGAGCTGGCCTGCGCAAATTTGGAGGAAAGCTTCTGCCATGTTACCGCTTTGAAGGAAAGCTTTTTGGAAAACCTAAAAAAAATCCCGGGACTTTGCAGTAATTCACCCATTGATGCGACACCTTATATTGTGAACATATCGGTGCCCGGCTACCGGTCGGAAACCCTGCTCCACTTTCTGGGGGCAAGGGGGATTTGTGTCTCCAGCGGCTCGGCCTGCTCCAAGGGAGCCAAAAGCCATGTGCTGGTGAGTATGGGCCTGCCGGATGCGGTGATTGACAACGCTTTGCGGGTCAGCCTGTGCGCCCATACCACAGAGGAAGAACTAAATGCCTTTGTTTCCGGTTTAGGGGAGGCTGTGGAAAGCCTTGCCGGCATTAAAAAATAG
- the thiI gene encoding tRNA uracil 4-sulfurtransferase ThiI codes for MKELILLKSGEIALKGLNRASFEDMLIKNAKYSLSDLGRFKFYKAQSALYCEPTEEGQDLDEVMVRLSRVFGFAGLSRALIVEKDFDAIRAAAPNYLRETLMAARTFKVQAKRSDKKFPFNSPHICRELGGDLLEHFPHLKVDVENPQVTVTVEVRDFAAYIHTDQQPGAGGIPVGSGGRAALLVSGGIDSPVAGYMMAKRGLKIIGVHFASPPYTSDRALLKVEKLCEITSDYLGRVRLHVVPFTRIQEEIKDKCPEDYFTLVMRRYMMKIATIIAQSEDCGALVTGESLGQVASQTVQALACTDESAGLPVLRPVIGMDKEEIIRIARHIDTFETSILPYEDCCTVFTPRHPRTKPKLADLLAVEQKLDEEALIREAVEGTVLKTLYRK; via the coding sequence ATGAAGGAACTGATTTTACTTAAAAGCGGCGAGATCGCTCTCAAGGGCCTCAACCGGGCCAGCTTTGAGGATATGCTCATTAAAAACGCCAAATACAGTCTTTCCGATTTGGGAAGATTTAAATTCTATAAAGCCCAATCCGCTCTTTATTGCGAACCTACCGAGGAAGGGCAGGATTTGGACGAGGTTATGGTTCGCCTTTCCCGGGTATTCGGCTTTGCTGGGCTTTCCCGGGCGCTGATTGTGGAAAAGGATTTTGACGCTATCCGGGCGGCGGCACCTAACTATCTGCGGGAAACCCTTATGGCCGCCCGCACTTTTAAGGTGCAGGCCAAGCGTTCGGATAAAAAGTTTCCGTTCAATTCCCCCCATATCTGCCGGGAGCTGGGCGGCGATCTGCTGGAGCACTTCCCCCACCTGAAGGTGGATGTGGAAAACCCGCAGGTGACCGTGACTGTGGAGGTGCGGGATTTTGCCGCTTACATCCACACCGATCAGCAGCCGGGTGCAGGCGGTATACCCGTAGGCTCTGGCGGGCGGGCGGCACTGCTGGTTTCCGGCGGGATTGACAGCCCTGTGGCCGGCTATATGATGGCCAAGCGGGGGCTGAAAATCATTGGCGTCCATTTCGCAAGCCCGCCTTATACCAGCGACCGGGCCTTGCTTAAAGTGGAAAAGCTTTGTGAAATCACCAGCGACTATCTGGGCCGGGTTCGCCTGCATGTGGTTCCCTTCACCCGGATTCAAGAGGAAATCAAGGATAAATGCCCCGAGGATTATTTCACGCTGGTCATGCGCCGGTATATGATGAAAATCGCCACCATCATTGCACAATCGGAGGATTGTGGGGCTCTTGTCACCGGCGAAAGCTTGGGGCAGGTTGCCAGCCAGACCGTTCAGGCGCTGGCCTGCACCGATGAATCGGCCGGATTGCCGGTTCTGCGCCCGGTGATCGGTATGGATAAGGAAGAAATTATCCGCATTGCCCGGCATATTGATACCTTTGAAACCTCGATTCTGCCCTATGAAGATTGCTGCACCGTGTTCACCCCCCGTCATCCCCGCACCAAGCCCAAGCTGGCCGATCTGCTGGCTGTGGAGCAAAAGCTGGATGAAGAAGCCCTGATCCGGGAGGCTGTGGAAGGCACTGTGCTCAAAACCCTTTACCGCAAGTAA